In a genomic window of Flavobacterium sp. KACC 22761:
- a CDS encoding phosphatidylinositol-specific phospholipase C1-like protein: MKQILFAILFAGTFQFSQAQNDNLKINQIQVIGSHNSYRHTIETDLYNTIQAKDTSRSLKGLQYTHISITEQLNRGLRNLEIDIQADPKGGKFAHPKGLDIAKSQEAYDPNGEMKKPGFKIFHMIDIDFRTSCYTLQSCLAELKKWSNANPDHVPVFITLEPKDDDSYLGTKAEKFTAELFDALDKELRKGLGNKIITPDMVRGKYKTLEEAVLNNNWPTLKKAKGKFILLLDNNGAKRDLYALNHPSLKGRAVFINAEPGKPEAAWMFRNNSEDPSITDLVKKGYLIRTRADSDTKEARKNDYSHFEAAKKSGAQIISTDYYLPSTFFDSPYQIKYDDGTYVRTNPVNVP; this comes from the coding sequence ATGAAACAAATTCTGTTTGCAATACTATTTGCAGGAACTTTTCAATTTAGTCAGGCGCAAAATGACAATTTAAAAATCAACCAAATTCAAGTTATTGGCTCGCACAACAGTTATCGCCACACCATCGAAACTGATTTATACAATACCATTCAGGCAAAGGACACTTCGCGTTCTTTAAAAGGCTTACAATACACGCACATCAGTATCACAGAACAATTAAATAGAGGTTTGCGTAACTTAGAAATTGATATTCAAGCTGATCCGAAAGGTGGAAAATTTGCACATCCAAAAGGTCTTGATATTGCAAAATCACAAGAGGCTTACGATCCGAATGGAGAAATGAAAAAACCGGGTTTTAAAATTTTTCATATGATCGATATCGATTTTAGAACTTCTTGCTACACGCTTCAAAGTTGTCTTGCAGAACTAAAAAAATGGTCGAATGCAAATCCTGATCATGTTCCGGTTTTTATCACTTTAGAACCAAAAGACGACGATAGTTACTTGGGCACAAAAGCAGAAAAATTTACAGCTGAACTTTTTGATGCTTTAGACAAAGAACTTCGCAAAGGTTTAGGAAATAAAATTATCACACCAGACATGGTTCGTGGCAAATACAAAACTCTTGAAGAAGCCGTTTTGAACAACAATTGGCCAACATTGAAAAAAGCAAAAGGAAAATTTATACTCTTATTAGATAATAACGGCGCAAAAAGAGATTTGTACGCATTGAATCATCCGTCCCTTAAGGGACGCGCCGTTTTTATTAATGCTGAACCAGGAAAACCAGAAGCAGCTTGGATGTTTAGAAATAATTCTGAAGATCCTTCAATTACTGATTTGGTAAAAAAAGGCTACTTAATAAGAACCCGCGCAGATTCTGACACTAAAGAAGCACGAAAAAATGATTATTCACATTTTGAAGCCGCAAAAAAATCAGGAGCACAAATCATTTCAACCGATTATTATTTGCCAAGTACTTTCTTCGATTCCCCTTACCAAATTAAATATGATGATGGAACTTATGTGAGAACGAATCCTGTAAATGTGCCTTAA
- a CDS encoding RagB/SusD family nutrient uptake outer membrane protein — protein sequence MKTNTFFNIKSIALFSFIWLFASCTNLDEVVLDEVLGDNASNPAGALAAAYDRLGDGTFVDHGGVFSLQEYTTDEAILPTRGSDWGDGGKWRDMHEFTWKSDNAIVGDNWNKLTNGITRSLTAIQSVEESSIPEKKLFLAEAKGLLAYYLYTTLDLYGQAPYRDPMNPNAPLQILKADTQIDKLITDVEALIPDLASMGEQQTHHGRFTKEAAYGFLATMYLNRAVFKDRFNATSSFNFSEASVSGGGTDMDRVIYYTSLLINSGKYSLESDYFKNFARDNDKGKELIFAISQKIDYIRNGSNSFAYVCMERNQRTSAANRGTNAACTTPEFFATWDGNHDDPRFQQKYQYSDGTWFKNDGTDVSVPATDIVPKSANLPWFHFNRGIEYGPQYGPILLSSGSLEMINGRIKVSPLYMEKSTTTRMDFTPSLTFKNPAQAVFAQNEINQGARVFKYEFDPEGGNGNSNVDIPLFRLGGIYTMRAEAYFRKGNTGLAMDDLNKLRTSRKREALFGSVPGKALTSLDATQLYNEIGFELYWELYRRPQMIRFGKFDLPGTAKAASQPFRRVFPIPQSTIDVTKQFTQNQGYN from the coding sequence ATGAAGACAAATACATTTTTTAACATCAAATCAATTGCCTTGTTCTCATTTATATGGCTGTTTGCCAGCTGTACAAATCTTGACGAAGTGGTTTTGGACGAGGTTTTAGGCGATAATGCTTCAAATCCTGCCGGAGCACTTGCGGCTGCTTATGACCGATTGGGAGATGGAACTTTTGTAGATCACGGTGGTGTTTTCTCTTTGCAAGAATATACGACTGACGAAGCGATTTTGCCAACACGCGGAAGCGACTGGGGAGACGGCGGAAAATGGAGAGACATGCACGAGTTTACATGGAAATCAGACAACGCGATTGTAGGGGACAACTGGAATAAATTGACTAACGGAATTACACGTTCGTTGACTGCAATTCAATCGGTTGAAGAAAGCTCAATTCCAGAAAAGAAATTGTTTTTGGCAGAAGCCAAAGGACTTTTAGCGTATTATTTATACACTACTTTGGATTTGTACGGACAAGCGCCTTATAGAGATCCAATGAACCCAAATGCACCTTTACAAATTTTAAAAGCAGATACTCAAATCGATAAATTGATTACTGATGTTGAAGCTTTGATTCCAGATTTGGCTAGCATGGGCGAACAACAAACACACCACGGACGTTTTACAAAAGAAGCTGCTTACGGATTTTTGGCAACAATGTATTTGAATCGTGCCGTTTTTAAAGATCGTTTCAATGCGACTTCAAGCTTTAATTTCAGCGAGGCATCAGTTTCAGGTGGGGGAACCGATATGGATCGCGTAATTTATTATACATCATTATTGATCAATTCTGGAAAATATTCTTTAGAAAGTGATTATTTCAAAAACTTCGCAAGAGACAATGATAAAGGAAAAGAATTGATTTTTGCAATTTCTCAAAAGATTGACTACATCAGAAATGGTTCAAACAGTTTTGCTTATGTGTGTATGGAGCGTAACCAAAGAACTTCTGCAGCAAACAGAGGAACAAATGCGGCTTGTACAACGCCTGAATTCTTCGCAACATGGGATGGAAATCACGATGATCCAAGATTTCAGCAAAAATACCAATATTCAGATGGAACTTGGTTCAAAAATGACGGAACAGATGTAAGTGTTCCTGCAACAGATATTGTTCCAAAAAGCGCTAATTTGCCTTGGTTCCACTTTAACAGAGGAATTGAATATGGACCACAATACGGACCAATATTATTATCATCTGGTTCTTTAGAAATGATCAACGGACGTATTAAAGTTTCTCCATTATATATGGAAAAAAGTACTACGACAAGAATGGATTTTACGCCATCATTGACTTTCAAAAATCCTGCTCAAGCTGTTTTTGCTCAAAATGAAATTAATCAGGGAGCGCGTGTATTTAAATACGAATTTGATCCTGAAGGAGGAAACGGAAACAGTAATGTTGACATTCCGTTATTCCGTTTGGGTGGAATTTATACGATGAGAGCCGAAGCTTATTTCAGAAAAGGAAATACAGGATTAGCAATGGATGATTTAAACAAATTGCGTACAAGCAGAAAAAGAGAAGCTTTGTTTGGAAGTGTTCCAGGAAAAGCGCTTACATCGCTTGATGCGACGCAATTATATAATGAAATTGGTTTCGAATTGTATTGGGAATTATACAGAAGACCACAAATGATTCGTTTCGGGAAATTTGATTTACCTGGAACGGCTAAAGCGGCTTCACAACCGTTTAGAAGAGTGTTTCCAATTCCGCAGTCAACTATTGATGTAACGAAACAATTTACACAGAATCAAGGTTATAACTAA
- a CDS encoding FecR family protein: MIKRIKHSLEHLIDKSSRNKTSIAEENLLNDFAFNQYQKSKWDELSMGNSDEVSQNIYDNIQLRIGKKKTFYPYLKYMAAASILFLAGLGFWLKPKIAVEKQLSFKTSSFPKSIQLSDGSKIYLAANSLFQYPEKFEGEERKVTLLKGNAFFEIAKDKKHPFIITSREIKTRVVGTSFHIQLSKSKCEVIVVTGKVNVSSKGQSVDLVPNEEALFESNKLSKQLADKSFLVNWYSTDVTLNETTLKQVITILQYKYGVSFQYDNERVLATPLTVFIKKDATLENVLEQINYITNLKFRVYGEIVKVD; the protein is encoded by the coding sequence ATGATAAAAAGAATCAAACATAGTTTAGAACATCTTATCGATAAAAGTTCAAGAAATAAAACTTCAATTGCAGAAGAAAATCTGTTGAACGATTTTGCTTTCAATCAATATCAAAAATCGAAATGGGATGAGCTTTCGATGGGAAATTCTGATGAAGTTTCTCAAAATATATATGACAATATTCAACTTCGAATAGGAAAAAAGAAAACCTTTTATCCGTATTTAAAATATATGGCCGCTGCCAGTATTCTTTTTCTTGCCGGTTTAGGCTTTTGGCTTAAACCAAAAATTGCTGTCGAAAAGCAATTATCGTTTAAAACGTCATCGTTTCCCAAATCTATCCAATTAAGTGACGGCTCGAAAATTTATCTGGCAGCAAACTCATTATTCCAATATCCTGAAAAATTTGAAGGAGAAGAAAGAAAAGTAACCCTTTTAAAAGGAAATGCATTTTTTGAAATCGCCAAAGACAAAAAACATCCTTTTATCATTACTTCCCGCGAAATTAAAACTAGAGTGGTTGGAACATCATTTCATATTCAGCTTTCAAAATCTAAATGCGAAGTGATTGTGGTAACTGGAAAAGTAAACGTGAGTTCAAAAGGGCAAAGCGTTGATTTGGTCCCAAATGAAGAAGCTTTATTCGAATCGAACAAACTGAGCAAACAATTGGCAGATAAATCATTTTTAGTGAATTGGTACTCTACTGATGTCACATTGAATGAAACCACACTTAAACAAGTCATTACCATTTTACAATATAAATATGGCGTTTCATTTCAGTATGATAATGAACGCGTATTAGCAACGCCGTTAACGGTATTCATAAAGAAAGACGCAACATTGGAGAATGTTTTAGAGCAAATAAATTATATCACAAACCTAAAATTCAGAGTTTATGGCGAAATAGTAAAAGTGGATTAA
- a CDS encoding PrgI family protein, protein MENLNFIDPLLHGITPAPASKLSTKNLVCAGLGALLVGAVLKKTGHNKTAAVVGSLALPLLTTACYKQISKSYKAKKELTDSSGIEYNH, encoded by the coding sequence ATGGAAAATTTGAATTTTATAGATCCTTTATTGCACGGAATAACGCCTGCTCCAGCTTCAAAATTATCAACAAAAAACTTAGTTTGCGCTGGACTTGGAGCACTTTTAGTGGGTGCCGTACTGAAAAAAACAGGGCATAACAAAACCGCTGCAGTGGTAGGAAGTTTAGCATTGCCACTTTTGACAACCGCATGCTACAAACAAATTTCAAAATCATACAAAGCAAAAAAAGAACTTACAGATAGCAGTGGAATTGAATATAATCACTAA
- a CDS encoding RNA polymerase sigma-70 factor translates to MKNPEIFEKTYTQYWKKLNAFSYTMTQDKDLAQNIVQDVFIDLWERKDDLNINAIEPYLFRAVKNQVFKHYQNNRFDKTILEDQFEDYIIDNFASIDPELMDLLYAALDKLPEKRKEVLLMYKFQDMSIDQIADELGISKQTVKNQISSALKQLREGLKDLAWLAPLFIFHKNF, encoded by the coding sequence ATGAAGAATCCTGAAATTTTTGAAAAAACGTATACGCAATACTGGAAAAAGCTTAATGCTTTCTCTTATACGATGACTCAGGACAAAGATTTGGCACAGAATATTGTACAGGATGTTTTTATTGATTTATGGGAAAGAAAAGACGACCTTAATATTAATGCGATCGAACCTTATTTATTTCGTGCCGTAAAAAATCAGGTTTTCAAACATTATCAAAATAATCGTTTTGACAAGACAATTTTAGAAGATCAGTTTGAGGATTACATCATAGACAATTTTGCGTCGATTGATCCTGAATTGATGGATCTGCTTTATGCAGCATTAGATAAACTTCCAGAGAAAAGAAAAGAAGTTTTATTGATGTACAAGTTTCAAGATATGTCAATCGACCAGATTGCAGACGAACTCGGAATTTCGAAACAAACCGTGAAAAACCAAATTTCATCGGCATTAAAACAATTGCGCGAAGGCTTGAAAGACTTGGCTTGGCTTGCTCCTTTGTTTATTTTTCATAAAAACTTTTAA
- the tnpA gene encoding IS200/IS605 family transposase: MATELRKGSHTVSRLTCHVVWVTKYRFKVLKGDIQKRCRELLIQICEAEGIEILKGVVSADHVHMHIEYAPKQNVSSILKSFKGRTSRKLQMEFPELHARYWGQHFWASGYGVWSTGNITDEMVNEYLEHHRRKDNDDDSNFILE, translated from the coding sequence ATGGCTACAGAATTAAGAAAAGGTTCGCACACAGTAAGCAGATTAACATGTCATGTTGTTTGGGTTACGAAATATAGGTTTAAGGTTTTGAAAGGTGATATCCAAAAGCGCTGTCGTGAACTTTTGATACAAATATGCGAAGCGGAAGGGATAGAAATTTTGAAAGGAGTTGTGAGCGCAGATCACGTTCACATGCATATTGAGTATGCGCCAAAGCAAAATGTAAGTTCAATTTTAAAAAGTTTCAAAGGTCGTACTTCAAGGAAATTGCAAATGGAGTTTCCAGAACTTCACGCACGTTACTGGGGACAACATTTTTGGGCAAGTGGTTATGGAGTTTGGAGTACAGGAAATATAACTGATGAAATGGTAAATGAATATCTGGAGCATCATAGAAGGAAAGATAATGATGATGATTCAAATTTCATTCTTGAATGA
- a CDS encoding STAS/SEC14 domain-containing protein, which translates to MIHQIDTTDNIVAFRALAEVTKDDFLSVVVPAVEHLVKQTNEINFLLVLDTDIENFTAGAWLQDALLGLKHLGKWNRAAIISDSEDIISFTNGFSFVVPGEFHGFKKENFNKALNWVEGNINLS; encoded by the coding sequence ATGATACATCAAATTGATACTACAGATAATATTGTTGCCTTCAGAGCATTAGCCGAAGTAACAAAAGATGATTTTTTAAGCGTGGTTGTGCCAGCGGTCGAACATTTGGTAAAACAAACTAATGAAATTAATTTTTTACTCGTTCTAGATACTGATATCGAAAATTTCACCGCAGGAGCTTGGCTTCAAGATGCGTTGCTGGGATTAAAGCATTTAGGGAAATGGAATAGAGCTGCAATTATTTCTGACTCAGAGGATATTATTTCATTTACAAACGGATTCAGTTTTGTTGTTCCAGGGGAATTCCACGGATTCAAAAAGGAGAATTTCAACAAAGCTTTAAATTGGGTTGAAGGAAATATTAATCTTTCTTAA
- a CDS encoding outer membrane beta-barrel protein, giving the protein MKKYHLLLVVFLFTLTMSAQGQGSFLLNLYGGYTFSDKVEFDSSYARVEDGFEYGAGFEYFIMDNASIELKYNRLDTHMPLYTKVPIPGYGIPAGGQVNAGDDKGAMNYILADYTYYFGSSSQKALPYLGAGAGVAILESPKSGSGTYFAWEIKAGVKVKTDSAFSVNFNAYLQSMSAAVGYDYYWDYYWGPVAVTDYASTFQFGLGAVLSYDFKK; this is encoded by the coding sequence ATGAAAAAGTATCATTTATTATTGGTTGTTTTTTTATTTACGCTGACGATGTCGGCGCAAGGTCAAGGATCATTTTTGCTTAATTTGTACGGAGGTTATACCTTTTCAGACAAAGTTGAATTTGATTCTTCATACGCTCGTGTGGAAGATGGATTTGAGTATGGTGCAGGTTTTGAATATTTTATAATGGATAACGCTTCTATCGAATTAAAATATAACAGACTTGACACACACATGCCTTTATACACAAAAGTTCCAATACCTGGTTATGGTATTCCTGCTGGAGGTCAAGTTAATGCCGGAGATGATAAAGGAGCTATGAATTACATATTGGCAGATTATACCTATTACTTTGGTTCAAGTTCTCAAAAGGCGCTTCCATATCTTGGAGCAGGTGCGGGTGTTGCAATTCTTGAATCACCAAAAAGTGGCAGTGGAACTTATTTTGCATGGGAAATTAAAGCTGGTGTAAAAGTCAAAACAGATTCAGCATTTTCAGTTAATTTCAATGCATATTTGCAATCCATGTCGGCTGCTGTTGGATATGATTACTATTGGGATTACTACTGGGGACCAGTGGCAGTTACTGATTATGCTTCAACATTTCAGTTTGGTTTAGGAGCTGTTTTAAGTTATGATTTTAAAAAATAA
- a CDS encoding SusC/RagA family TonB-linked outer membrane protein, with amino-acid sequence MYFKTSYLNLKSFFFLVLALLTLQTGFSKTVLVKKSKIENKIEKATLVSIFSKLSQQTDYKFSYGQAVIADNTTYTVNFAGETISTILNDLSKKANFNYNINGKLVLIQKTAAPKTTTAKTADRVKVKGKVVDENNVPIPGATIMETSSSNSAVSNFDGEFEITVGDGKTIEVSYLGYKTKVVTVQKTFMTIQLEPNTSELSEVLVVGYGKQSKKDVTGAVTQLEAANFKQGVNISVDNLMQGKVAGVRVVNTSGEPGAGVNVTIRGVGSIRSGSTPLFVVDGVPLSNDDVSPSGSNVGFGNSSAKNPLNFLNTSDIESITVLKDASAAAIYGARGSNGVVLVTTKKGSKGEGTLTFDSYTGISNVAHKLDVLSADQYRKAIKDPAFDHGGNTDWQDVIFRTAITTNNSLAFSKQTETGNYYASIAQMNQEGIINKSNFKRMSGRINAAESFLDNKRLKVKMNLTASETKDNGVPTSDDGGSNGQLIVHTLMANPTRSVFDSKGNYTNFNMNAHYNPAYLLSIYDDVTRTLRVLGNLEASLRIVDGLEYKLNIGFDRSASERNTTIFPNLTDLNPKGKYVQNNLDSRNSLIEHYLTYNLNLDKHKIEALGGFSYQKFERSGTSFSVDGISNQGVGVPPAINPGFAGTQSGVSGYAQENELQSYFGRVNYTFNNKYLLTASMRADGSTRFGKNNKYGYFPSAALGWNISKEKFLEDVTAVSNLKLRASWGETGNQEVENKITQASYSLSGADGYYLYSDLNLVNGVSVNRTPNPDLKWEVVTQYNLGLDFSFWNDKLYGTFDYFNKTTTDAILNVPSQALSPTTTIWTNIDGKIINKGFEFMLGSKLIDKKDFSWNIDMNGATLNNKIQDLPVSEILTGTISGPGQSGVNANIYKSGYAAGSFYLLQHIGFDANGANIFKDQNGDGKIDNSDRIIIEGALPTFYYGFNSDMRYKNFTFSFSIIGQTGGYLLNNTGLNALNINNLASDRNVATGYYESGANPTNSPILSTLFLEKSDFIRLNTARIGYNFDLKGINWINGLTLYVTGQNLVTITNYTGFDPLINSPKSNGGNQSIGIDYAAYPTSRTFSFGATLKL; translated from the coding sequence ATGTATTTTAAAACTTCTTATTTAAATCTAAAGAGTTTTTTCTTTTTAGTTCTGGCTTTACTGACCTTGCAGACAGGTTTTAGTAAAACAGTTTTAGTAAAAAAATCAAAAATAGAAAATAAAATAGAAAAAGCAACTCTTGTTTCTATATTTTCAAAATTAAGCCAACAAACAGATTATAAATTCAGCTACGGACAAGCTGTAATTGCTGACAACACAACTTATACAGTAAATTTTGCTGGGGAAACAATCTCAACTATTTTGAATGATCTTTCAAAAAAGGCAAATTTCAATTATAATATCAACGGAAAATTAGTTTTGATTCAGAAAACTGCTGCACCAAAAACTACAACTGCAAAAACCGCAGACAGAGTTAAAGTAAAAGGAAAAGTAGTTGATGAAAACAATGTACCAATTCCAGGTGCGACGATTATGGAAACAAGTTCTTCAAACAGTGCCGTTTCTAATTTTGATGGTGAATTTGAAATCACGGTTGGAGACGGAAAAACTATCGAAGTTTCGTATTTAGGGTATAAAACTAAAGTTGTTACTGTACAAAAAACTTTCATGACCATTCAGTTAGAACCAAATACTTCTGAATTGAGCGAAGTTTTAGTTGTAGGTTACGGAAAACAATCTAAAAAAGATGTGACAGGTGCAGTTACACAGCTTGAAGCGGCAAATTTCAAGCAAGGTGTAAATATTTCTGTAGACAATTTGATGCAGGGAAAAGTTGCGGGAGTTCGTGTAGTGAATACCAGCGGAGAGCCGGGAGCGGGAGTAAACGTAACAATTAGAGGTGTTGGATCTATCAGAAGCGGAAGTACACCTTTGTTCGTTGTTGATGGAGTGCCCTTGTCAAATGATGATGTGAGTCCGTCAGGAAGCAATGTTGGTTTCGGAAATTCATCGGCTAAAAATCCATTGAACTTTTTGAATACAAGTGATATCGAATCGATTACAGTTTTGAAAGATGCTTCGGCGGCGGCGATTTATGGTGCGAGAGGATCTAACGGAGTAGTTTTGGTTACGACTAAAAAAGGTTCGAAAGGTGAAGGAACGTTGACTTTTGATTCTTATACAGGAATTTCGAATGTGGCTCATAAACTTGATGTTTTAAGCGCTGACCAATATAGAAAAGCGATTAAAGATCCAGCTTTTGATCACGGAGGAAATACAGATTGGCAAGATGTAATTTTTAGAACTGCTATTACAACAAATAATTCATTGGCATTTTCAAAACAAACGGAAACTGGAAATTACTATGCTTCGATTGCGCAAATGAATCAGGAAGGAATTATCAATAAGAGTAATTTCAAACGTATGTCGGGAAGAATTAATGCGGCAGAATCGTTTTTGGATAACAAACGCTTGAAAGTGAAAATGAATCTTACAGCGAGTGAAACGAAAGATAACGGAGTTCCTACAAGTGACGACGGAGGTTCAAACGGACAGTTGATCGTTCATACTTTAATGGCAAACCCTACAAGATCGGTTTTTGATTCAAAAGGAAATTACACCAACTTCAACATGAACGCGCATTATAACCCAGCTTATTTGTTAAGCATTTATGATGACGTAACGCGCACATTGAGAGTTTTAGGAAATTTAGAAGCGTCGTTACGAATTGTTGATGGATTAGAGTACAAATTAAACATTGGTTTTGACCGTTCGGCTTCAGAAAGAAATACTACGATTTTTCCAAACTTGACCGATTTGAATCCGAAAGGGAAATATGTTCAGAATAATTTAGATTCTAGAAACTCTTTGATTGAGCATTATTTGACTTACAATCTGAATTTAGATAAACATAAAATCGAAGCTTTAGGCGGATTTTCATACCAAAAATTCGAAAGATCAGGAACAAGTTTCAGTGTTGACGGAATTTCAAATCAAGGAGTTGGTGTGCCGCCGGCAATTAATCCTGGTTTTGCAGGAACACAATCAGGAGTTTCAGGATATGCGCAGGAAAATGAGCTTCAGTCTTATTTTGGAAGAGTAAACTATACGTTCAACAATAAATATCTTTTGACAGCTTCGATGAGAGCGGACGGTTCGACTCGTTTTGGAAAAAACAACAAATACGGTTATTTTCCATCAGCAGCTTTAGGATGGAATATTTCTAAAGAAAAATTCTTAGAAGATGTAACAGCAGTAAGCAACTTGAAATTAAGAGCAAGCTGGGGAGAAACAGGAAATCAAGAAGTTGAAAACAAAATTACGCAAGCAAGTTATTCACTTTCAGGTGCTGACGGATATTATTTATACAGCGATTTGAATTTAGTAAACGGAGTTTCGGTAAACAGAACACCAAATCCTGATTTGAAATGGGAGGTTGTTACACAATACAATTTAGGTTTGGATTTCAGTTTTTGGAACGACAAATTGTACGGAACTTTTGATTACTTCAATAAAACTACTACAGATGCAATTTTGAATGTCCCGTCGCAAGCTTTAAGTCCAACAACGACAATCTGGACAAATATCGACGGAAAAATTATCAACAAAGGTTTTGAATTTATGTTAGGTTCAAAATTGATTGACAAAAAAGATTTTTCTTGGAACATCGACATGAACGGTGCGACTTTGAATAATAAAATTCAAGATTTGCCAGTTTCAGAAATTTTGACAGGAACTATTTCAGGACCAGGACAATCTGGAGTAAATGCTAATATTTACAAAAGTGGTTATGCGGCTGGATCTTTCTATTTATTGCAACACATTGGTTTTGATGCCAACGGAGCAAATATTTTTAAAGATCAGAACGGAGACGGAAAAATCGACAACAGCGACAGAATTATTATTGAAGGTGCTTTGCCAACATTTTACTACGGTTTCAATAGTGATATGAGATACAAAAACTTTACGTTTTCTTTCTCAATCATTGGTCAAACAGGAGGTTATTTGTTGAATAATACAGGTTTAAATGCTTTAAATATTAACAACTTAGCTTCTGACAGAAATGTGGCAACAGGTTATTATGAATCAGGTGCGAATCCAACAAACTCACCAATTTTATCGACGCTTTTCTTAGAAAAATCTGATTTTATCAGATTAAACACAGCTCGCATTGGTTACAATTTTGATTTGAAAGGAATCAACTGGATCAATGGCTTAACACTTTATGTTACAGGACAAAACTTAGTTACAATTACAAATTATACAGGTTTTGACCCATTAATCAACAGTCCAAAATCAAATGGAGGAAATCAGTCAATTGGTATTGATTATGCGGCTTACCCAACTTCTAGAACGTTCAGTTTTGGAGCAACTTTAAAACTATAA